The following is a genomic window from Hippoglossus stenolepis isolate QCI-W04-F060 chromosome 14, HSTE1.2, whole genome shotgun sequence.
AGCTGCTAAGTCAAGGATAACAGTTATATGCTTTATTGTTCTTATTTTCAAACaatatgttttcacttttatcTTCAGTGCATGAAATGCTATCTCATTTGACAAGTTTGGCTGAGGCTCCTGTAAACTTCCTCAATTTCTACTGCACTGATTTAAAAAGGACCGAGCTACTATAGTAAAGCCTTTGCAAATCAATGGTGACCCGAAATAGCAAATGCTCCTGACTACTCACATTAAGCACACCGTGAGGATCTAAAAAAATTCTGCCCcagtaaaaaaaagatggaaCCTGATGATGATTTCTTACttaataagaaaatgaaatagCTGGGTACAATACTCATGAAGTGAGGAGAACTTAAAGTGGAGAAGAGCATAAACAGTACCGTACAGTAAGTGTTTTCAGTGAGCTATGGCTCAATGGACATATAAACTCTCTATTGGACTGGATTTTAcccaaaaaattaaatacactcattatctactcaccactatgccaatggaggggtgggtgaagtgtttgagtccacaaaacacttttggagtttcaggggtaaatggCATTGGAGCCcctttttcagtgaactatccctttaatggtAATATCCAAGCAGTGGGCTCTGAAGTAATGTTATCACTAGATTATTGTTGTTAGTCAGAAATTAAGAGATGCCACTTCAATCAGAGCAGATAAACACAGTTTTATCAATTTCTTACACTTTTGCCCTTATGTTTTGGTTACTAGGCTATGATTGGACAATGGTTGATAAAGGGAGGggtttaaatgataaatggtcTGAATTTATGTAGAACCACCAActttctggttagaggacgaccccTGAGCCATAGCCGCCCAGTTTAGAGAACAGTCAATAGAGTTGTGAAGTTGGAGGAGTTAATGTGAAAGTCAAAGTTATTTTCCCATTACATGACTCACAGTTAGAGCATTTCCACAGCCCATTACTTTAAattactgagagagagagctagagGTTTTAGCATttaggaaaatgaaaacaaacattcttAAAGCTgaaatcacttcatctttaaaTTCCGGATCAGTTTCTATTGAAGTTTTGTTTCCAACTCGAAGTTCAAATCAGGGTGTGACAGGCTCATGGGTACCCATTTACACCCATCTGCCATGATGTATAGATACAGACAAACCATGAAATAATTCTAACTGATGGTCATGGCATAGACCAGTAGAGGGTTCACATTAAAGTATCttcaacatttttgacaatGCGAGACAAACTTTTCCTAGCCTCATTATTTAGTGACACATTTTCTGagcttgtaaaatgtttgataaatTCCTTTTTGTTCTTAGTTCCAACATTAccaatttattgattctcacatttaataaatattaccTGAAACAATATTATACAACAATACAAGCTTAAAAATTGTTGTATTGATATTGAGCCACTACTTGATCAAGATATCCCTTTCGTCAAATTCACACAGCATAAATACTACAGAACACCTCAGTCATAAAATCTATCTGGTGAGGTTCACATGGGCGGGTGTGACAATTTATGACAAAATAAGATAGTTTTATGGTCCAAATGGCCAATTATATTGAAGAAGTAAATTACACTGCAAAGTTTATAAGCTAAGCAATTACATGGTTAACACAGGACCACATTCTCCAGAGTCAAATAAAGCATCGAACAAATATCTGAATTGCATGTAATCTGCAAGTTTTAAGGTACACCCATCTCTATGGTGGGACATTGCTTGTGCTCCATTTCAGAGTCCACCTTAAAATGTCAAGTAATTCTGGATTTGTCCTGTGAGCTGGAAATTACACATCACTACTGGATACAAAACATCTGGACAGCAAAGGGCTCTGAGGAGTTTAAGCTGAGGCAGCTGTGAGGGAGAGCAAATCTGCGAGGACCAACAGATTTCTTCAATATGAATCCTGCTCTGGTGACGTTGGCGTTCTCGCTGCTGACCACGGTCGCAGCTCAGTCTCACGACCACCATGACATGGCCTGGGTCAACGGCTACCGTCAGAGTTTCAACTTCCAGTGTCCCCACGGAGAGGTCCTCGTGGCCatccggagctacttcagtgAGGAGAACGGCTCGGACCGCTTGTGGACGTTTGAGTGCCAGTCCACACCTGAGGGTCTGGGGGAGCCCAGTGACTGCTGGTGGGACGACATCAACCGTGCTGGGTTGGAGTGGTGGGTCCTCTGTCACACATCAGTGTTTTACTCACTTGTTACCACCTGTTTATCTTTGATTTATACAGCAGTGAGCTTTGGCATGTGGCAGGACAGTCGCATCTGTTTAGCCTTCAGAGGGAAACCAGCGAGTGTGCCGCCTGCATTTCTACACATCTTCGgcagatttaaagtttaaacaacatttatgttgaattgactacatttttaaaagcaagaCTAATTTCAGCAGCTGTCCCAGTGAGAAATCTAACCTGGGGCACATGAAGTCACAGTGAGGAAAGGTTGCTGTTGGTTTCTAATCTTACTGCAGCTGCATGCACTAAGTGCCGTGGCCAACAGAGATCTAACCAGCaatgatatgaataaataatacagaATGATATATGACCAGGGTGAAACAGAAATGAACTGAAATCAACAAATTAGTCATCTAGAAACATCTGAGCCAGGATGCACGTGTACACCATGAAATTCCATTTCACATTAGTCTACTGAGATTCTCTTTTACTCTGTTCAGCAGCTGTGAACATGTTTGGGTTTCACTAAAATATGCCAGAAAAGCATTTAGGGCCAGATAAACATCTCGGGATGACATTTATCACAGACAGATCCATGTGAAAGCCACATAACAGGCACATCTTTGGTTCATCTGTAGAAAGTAGGCAACAGATCAAATGCCTTCAACTAATAAATGATGGACCCTCATTCTAGCACAGACTGTGTCCAGAAACACAGGCTGCTAAAGGTCACCATTGGCAGACAACAATGGCCCATACAAGGCCTGTGTGTAGTCTGCTGCTCAAACTGTTGTATGAACACAAGCACCCATGTTGCAGGTGAGTGGGGGACATACACAGATGGGAGACCTGACCTGATCAAGAGCGTAAAGACAAAAAAGTTTTTGGTCATATGAAGACTAAATTACAGACATTTTGGTGGCGTATAAAGCCGACCACATTATCACTAGTTGACTTCAGTgggctgaagctgctgctctgctgtgctgCTTTGTATTAAGGTTGTATGAAGTGAAAACGAATGCATAACTCTAACTTCCACGTGTTACTGCTGTGTAGCTAAACTAGCTAGCTTAAAAGTCAGCTTGAGTTTAGCTTGCTAACAGGACCTGATATTGAGGTAAAATTGAATATGGTTTCCTCATTAATCACTTCACactgtttaaaaataatataaactgACACCATTATTACACCATTCTATTTGTGCAGTACCAAATCCCAACATAATTTATTGCAAATAACAAACTTGTAGCCAGTCTAGCATGATCTGATATTTCCCACCCATTCTAAACTGCATATTTGTCCATGTATGCacgaataaatacatttttgcaaatgtaaaaatgtaagtaCATCCCTAAATTAGCCATTTGTTAAAAAGAAATAGATGAtcaatttgcatttaaatagcAGGTGATTGTCCGCGAAACTTACTAACTTGTCCCTGCTAAATCAGGGACAAGTTGGTAAGCTTAGTAAGTTTACCTCACAATTTCCACATGTGTATCATCTATTATTTCCATATAAAATCTTGAATCTCTGCCTCTATCCAGTAATGTGTCTTCAACAGACAGTTCCTTGGAGCACCTCTAGTACCTCTAGTGAATTTCAACAAGATCCATCTAACAGGCCTTGTCAATAGTCCTAAGGAGAAATATGTCTCACTCTATTTTATAGGCTCCATGCTTTTTCAGAATGCCCTTCAGGAAAAAGTTGAGTAAAAACagacaatgcaaaaaaaaaaaagagaataaactTCTCCCGTGCAATCAGGTAATCAGATTTTAGCCCACTCCAAATCCTACAACtcacataaacatgtttgacTAATCATCGGCTGCACTGAAAGGCGGATTTAATTAAAGGACTTGGATCGAACTTTAGAGATCCTGTTTAGAGGGAGAATTGTAGCCTGGCCTCTCTTTGTAAACAGCTGCTTGAATCCTACAACGACCACTGACTCTGTATTATCTGCTTCAGATCAACATTTCTAGGCTGGAGAGCAGAACCTGCTTGAGCgcttcagatttatttttcagttaagATCAACTGCACCCAGCTCCTCTATTCAAAGGCAAACACTGTGAACACTCTTTATCACTGCCACGCCTGCTGTCTATTTGAATTACACTGGCTCGGACATTACCCTGCAGGGTAACTACCCCCATTGGTTGAATTGCTGAAGGCTGTGCCCATGTTGCCATGACACATGTCTCCACACGCTGCAGCTCCTGCTGATTGGACCTGGTCCTCTTCAATGTGTTGTGGCGACAGTTAAGTGTAGGGCCATAAACAACTGAACCGTCAACAACCCAGTATTTACTTCAAATGACATGGACTCAATTTCTCTTGGTCTAAAAGGTTTGTCAGTGTTTTACCTCTCAAAATATTCCTTCCAATGTAATGTTTAATTATACAGATAATTGAAAGGACTGGAATGAATGGAAGAAAGAATACACAGGGTTTCATTTAACGTCTTTTTCACTGTAGTTTTAATAACTTAATGACTCTAATGTGTCTTTGCAGGACTTCAACTTGTACTCGTAATGGCCTGGTGGCAGGGGTACAAAGCAAGTACTTTCAATCTGTCCTTGACCGGGAGTGGCAGTTCTACTGCTGCTACTACAAACGCCGATGTCCTTACTCCTGCATGTACGTTCAACTCATGGGAATATAATCATGTTAAAAGAATAGTTGGACACTTTCTTGTTTAGAGTCAGATGAAAAAATGAATTCCACTCTCAAGTCCACCTATCGACATTTCTGAAGTTCATTCATTACCGCATTTACTTTTGTGTTTAGTCCGTACATAACCAGAGGTGTAAGAATGCTCCTCGTCCTACAGAGGTCATGTGGACTTTTTCTTCGGTGTGAGGTTGCTATCATAGAAACCAGGAAGTCACTGCTCCTGGCCAAGAAACAATCCAGCACATAACAACTTTTAAGGCTTTGAGGTACTGGttggctgtttttctttttcatatattttcacTTTGCCAGTCTAGTGCATGTGAAAAGCTAAAATAACCTTCCCATGGCTTTAGCTATATTTTTCGAGCACTAATTGAGAGTGGTATCAACCTTATCATCTAAGTCTATGCAAGAAAGTGCATTTTACcaaattgtattcatttgaaGGTTAACACATTAATACTAAACCcaggaaatattgtttttatcaaacaTTTGTTGATTTCCACAGGAAGACCTCCGATATTCCTGAACACTACAGAGAAGAGGCGGAGCTGGTGGTCCCTAGTTATGGCTACTTCATCCGAGGTGCTCAGACCACCTTCACTGGAGTGCTACGGTTTGTTCAAAACATCTGCTTTTTTCTCTAAATAACTTCTGATCCCATGTGGCAATGGGATGTAAATTCTAACCAAAAATGTTGAAACCCCACATGGCTGAGTTGGAaggaaatgtgtcttttgtgAGGCCTATGGGACCAGAGTTTAAGGCAGATCAggccaaaagaaaaacactagtAAAATCTGGTACTGTGCAATCACTCAACTGATTTTGTCTTTCACTTCGTTTCAGAGATCGGCAATGGAAATACATCTTGTGCAGAATGACAGACTTTGACTGTGAATTTGAGAATTTGTAGATTTGCAGCAATGTTACCCAACCAACAGTTATCATAACCCAAATACATATTTACTCCTATTAAACAATGACATAACACTGACATTATATAAAAACGatattgttcatgtttccattttattcaatatatttacttttaataaatagATCAACCACAGGCATGTGACTTATGCCTGTGTGATCACTGATTTTCTGGTCTAGCATGGTAAAATAAACCTCATCACAGAGGGTCTGTCGGGGATTTTGGGCTCCACCGATGGCTcaactgttttcatttagttgcAGGAGGACCTGCAAGTCTGTTGGCAACACGTGAAAGTGGTTATACAAAACAACTCAATTATTGGATGCTGTGCTCATGATGATGGAAAATAACTAAGTCAGGCTCCGCTCCAAGACCTTGGAGTTGGGGTCATGTTAAAGTAAAATGGTTTAACACTATTTTCATGCtcataaaagtaataaaagtattCGGAGAGCTGCCTGGTGTGACTGACTGGTGATATTGTCTTGTAAATCAGAACAAAACTCATGTATTTGTTGGGAGTGATTCGAGGATCCCTCAGACAACATGAGCTCAGCATGTAATGAAATGTCCCACCTGttttcacattgctcctgtaTTAAAGTGTCTTGTTTGGCAGCTGCAGTACAGCTGCAAACTGTACTGAAAATCATTTGAGTGTGTTCTTCACATTACTTTAGGTCACTCATAAGGcacttaaaaatgttatttttgcaaGGTTTTTTGTTTAGTGTAAAGGTGTAGTAAGTTTTTTCATGACACATTTTGACGTAATGGCAGAAAGTTTCCATGCATGATTAAAAAAGACTAAATCACAGAGCATATGATGTTTGGGATTAATTATACGCATATTGAACCAAATGGGATGAGAGTAACAGAATACAATACAGGACAATATTGTCCAGGATCAATGTTGGGGGAGAAAGGATAATCTAGCTTTGTGGGAGTATAAGCTTTCCAGAAGCTCAGAGAGGATGAACTCAGCCATGATGATATCAACAGCTCCTTTGGGCTTAACTTGGCAGAGGGCAAACTCAACACCACATGTTGCCATAACAAAAAGCTTGGAgaaagagtgtgtttgtgtgctaaAGGGCCTGACATCAGGGATTACCATATCAACAGCTAATCACTTATGTGATATTTTCCTTGATACACGTAAGATTAttatcattcattttaaatgaagagGCCAACATTTGGGAAACTTTGCTGCTCAGACTTACAAAGGCATTGACAGTCTGTCTGTTAAATGTGACGCTAAATTCACAGCCAGTCAGCATAACGAGACCAAACGTTAAGATCTGGCAACCAAGGTCTTTAAACCTACAAATTAACAAGTTGTACAGTTTGGTTAGTCTGTATAAGAGCAGTAACGttcctattattatttttatttatttatttttccttaagACTGTGACTCACTACTTTCAGTCAGTAAACTAAGatatgctaaactaagctaagtCAAGCTAATCATCTACTGTGTCAGACACATACGTCTTTTCAGTCCTCTCAACAATAACGCTCACCAATAAAGTGAACAAACTCATTATggtaaatctaaataaaacaaatatatggaAAAAAGCATGTTCACATTCAGGTAAACATTGAAGGTTCTTTTTGACTGATAATAGCAGTAGtagtataaataaaataaacttaactACTCCACCAACTAACTGCTCTGGATGAAAAAAGAACAGCTACCAATCCATCTCTTTGACAAATGAACAAACTCAATTGAAAGCTCTGGAAATAATTAGCAAGTGGACCTTGAGTCAgggttattttttaaataatgcttTGCTTATGTAACAAAATGTTCTCCAACTTTTTTGACTTGGCTGCAAGGTGTTCCTGTGAACTttccaaaaatgaaatgtctttttttccaaTGCATCCAGCATGTGAATGCATCCAGCATGTGAATGCATCCAGCATGTGAATTCAAGGTGAGCAGTAACAGCACTTGTAGAAACACAATAGTGTCCATTAGCcactttgtcttcattttcattctggACAGGACAAGCAGTGTGTTTTACCAGCACCACTCTCCAACGTGCTGTTTAAGTCTTATTCAAACTTAATGGAGTGAACTGGTTGAAACTTAGCAGGCCTGCTGCACCGTCTTGAAAAGAGCTGGGGACTGGGCCAGTAGCTTTCACCACTGTTTGTTTATGGCAACTGCTGTCTCGGGGCAAAGGGCCAAATACTGCAGCGTAACACAGCTGTCCCCTGAGCCAGTGGCCGGTGGCGAGCCACACGCCGGCAGAGGCCTCCTGCCCACAGAGATCCACTGTCCCTGTGGTGGAAGCCTCCTTCCTGAGCTGGAAAATACGGGTGATATATTGTCCCACTCTATCCGCTCTGCCCTCACATTTTCATTACAGCAGGATGAAAAATGATCCTTTCAAAACAATACTCACCCTGGCTGTAATTAGCGTTCATAAGAGGAGCCAAAAAGCTGACATCTCCTTGCTACAATCATTTTAGAGTCTGATTCTTATAATTAAGAGTATAGATTTACGGCGACAAAGCCCCATAGAAAAGAATTTAAGTTCTGATGAAAACCTGCTTCTGTTTTCAACAGAACACACTGAGAATGACCTCAACTGTTTAACATTGTGATGTCTAATATCAGTGTAAAACCTTCCACAGACTTCATAAAATCCAGAGCTCTGACCAGAGTGTTTGTGTTAGCAGTGAATTCCGCTCTCTgagcaaacaggcaggtttaattCTTAAGATAATGAACAGTCTTTTTATGATTCACTCATTTTTAGGGACAAAAATAACTCATGTTCATGTTAATACGCTCTCATTTATTCTGGGAAGTTTTAGACCCTCTGTCTGTGTACACATGTCACTGATGACTGCAATTCATCCTGAGCGGATCCTAAATTTAATCACATACATCAACCTCAAGTATGAGGATCAAGAACGTCACTTGGGCTCATCCCAAATGAATGGCAAGTCATTGAATAGTTGTTGGGATATTTCAGCCTGGACAAAATGTTGGACTGACAAACTGATATGGCCATAGATCCATGCGAATAGACACGAATTACTTAGTCTACATATcttaataaagtataaaatataactGCACAAAACTGGAAGTCATTATTCAATGGTACATGGTTTATTACAAATTCAAAGTGAACCCTCAATGTGTCTCAATCTGATGTGAAATATCTTTATCTCAATAATAAGGTCTCAATTGCAAATTTTGATTAGGTATATGTTtgtggacagaaaacacaacagaacatCCACTATCACTGATGATGAGAGAGCTTCAACATGAGTtcaagtacacacaaacactctgaaTTAAAAAGAGAGCATGTGATGTTTTCGTATTTACAGCCAATCCCTGCGTgcgtcctcctcttccctcgGAACTTGAAGCCAGCTGCTGTAAGAAATGCCTCAGTTCAATAGCTGTGATCCAGTGAGGCCTCTGTGCAGCCAtaagaatgagaaaaacaacagcttcTCAGAATGAGAGGCTCGCGTAATTAAAgctgatacggagccaaaaaGCTCACATGGACAGAGGTTGTTTGAGTATCAAAACGCTTTtaactaaatgaaaacatagtatGGATGCAGCCTTTGACGTGTCATAGAGGGTAAAAGCACAGTTGTAAATAACATTGATATAACATCAGTAGTTGCACATGTGCCTGCAAACACAATGACAATCCATTGACAATCAACCCTCCAAAAGATTTTCATTATTATGTTTGTACCCTACAATGGGAGGCAGTGGTGAGATGGTTGTCACTCATCCACTTTTAGACCAGactatttttctatttgcataCTTTGTTCTTAAGTTGAAAACCTGCAAACAAAGTTGTAAAGAAGCTGTGCCTCCCCTAGTCTTTTATTAGCGCTGCATACGTCAAATACCTTTAACAATATTGACATTTCCATCAGCCCCAGCTGCTCCTTGTGTTAAGtgctaaatataaaatattagcATACTAAAATGCTAAACTTAGATGGTGAACATGTTGAACAGTATACATGCAAAAGTATGTTTGTGGTGTGTAACTTTTGCCATTGAGAGCATCCTGATATGAACATATAGCACTGCTGTGAATAGCTTCACAGAACCGCTAGCATTGCTGTCGACTCTTGTTTGAAGAACACtattatataaattacataaaCTTCATATCGTTCAATATTGTCtagaaatatattaaatataatgtatttttacaatcACCTCACAGTTTTTGTCTACCACTGCATTCACAAGGGACAACTTTGCTGAGgctta
Proteins encoded in this region:
- the dpt gene encoding dermatopontin, which gives rise to MNPALVTLAFSLLTTVAAQSHDHHDMAWVNGYRQSFNFQCPHGEVLVAIRSYFSEENGSDRLWTFECQSTPEGLGEPSDCWWDDINRAGLEWTSTCTRNGLVAGVQSKYFQSVLDREWQFYCCYYKRRCPYSCMKTSDIPEHYREEAELVVPSYGYFIRGAQTTFTGVLRDRQWKYILCRMTDFDCEFENL